From the genome of Denticeps clupeoides chromosome 4, fDenClu1.1, whole genome shotgun sequence, one region includes:
- the uba6 gene encoding ubiquitin-like modifier-activating enzyme 6 isoform X1, with protein MDPGAHFQQSDTLSMAADSMEIDDSLYSRQRYVLGDSAMQQMAQSSVFISGLGGLGVEITKNIVLAGIKALTLHDSKVCEVGDLGTNFFIREEDVYAKRRRVEAVYPRVAELNPYVKVGVSTCPLDENADLSFLRGYQCVVLTEAHLSLQKRVNGFCHSQNPPVRFIGCELLGICARVFCDFGEKFEVSDPTGEESKELFIQNITQANPGVVTCMDARSHGLQTGQSVIFREINGMHTLNNTQHQVTVLSPHSFSIGSTSTLPPYAHGGTFRLVKTPQTYKFETMEKQLADPQILTPDFSKPDAPLQIHATMLALDSFQEQHSRLPNIGCTQDTEVLLGLTEEVNATLKNKVCVNQDLVQCLSRCARGCLPPLAAAVGGFASQEVLKALTGKFTPLQQWLYLDAIEVVQPLRSLPVEEFMPRCDRYDALRVCIGESLCQELHKLRIFMVGCGAIGCEMLKNFALLGVGLGKCSGEVCTTDPDLIEKSNLNRQFLFRPHHIQQPKSTTAALAALEINPSLQMDAHLNKVCPATEEIYNDAFFSRMHLVITALDNVEARRYVDSRCVSNQKALLDSGTMGTKGHTEIIVPNLTESYNSHRDPPEEEIPFCTLKSFPAVVEHTIQWARDKFESSFSHKPSMFSMFWQNYHSAEHVLQRMKLGENLDGSFQVVKLLSRRPLNWDQCVSLARLKFEKYFRRKALQLLHSFPLDTRLKDGTLFWQSPKRPPSPIEFDLSDPLHFSFILSAARLYAEVHNIPYTQKDLSFEAVSAALSAVKVPEYLPAEKRIETDETVKKPDQLKLTVSSEEERVAITQLEDMINTHSVTTGNLQTHKPVYRQMMPLTHVSPFVERLHMTPLIFEKDNDSNGHVDFVTAASALRACMYAIDPADRLTTKRIAGKIIPAIATTTAAVAGLVAVELIKVAAGCRFEAFKNCFFNLAIPVMVLTETAPVKRTRIRENISFSIWDRWTIHGHDDFTLSDFISAVREKYEVEPTMVVHGVKMLYVPVMPGHSKRLKFTMLKLVKPSTERRYVDLTVSFAPEEDGDEDLPGPPVRYYFSPAP; from the exons ATGGACCCTGGCGCACACTTTCAG CAGTCGGACACCCTCAGTATGGCAGCTGACTCGATGGAGATCGACGACTCGCTGTACAG TCGCCAGCGGTATGTGCTCGGGGACAGTGCCATGCAGCAGATGGCCCAGTCCTCGGTGTTCATCAGTGGACTGGGAGGACTGGGAGTGGAGATCA CGAAGAACATAGTGCTGGCTGGAATTAAG GCCCTGACGCTGCATGACTCAAAAGTGTGTGAGGTGGGAGACCTGGGAACAAACTTCTTCATACGAGAGGAAGATGTTTACGCCAAGAGGCGCAG GGTGGAGGCGGTTTATCCCCGGGTAGCGGAGCTGAATCCGTATGTGAAGGTGGGCGTGTCTACCTGCCCTCTGGACGAGAACGCCGACCTGAGTTTTCTCAGAGGATATCAG TGTGTGGTGCTCACAGAGGCTCATCTCAGCCTTCAGAAGAGGGTGAATGGTTTTTGCCATTCCCAGAATCCACCGGTCAGA TTTATTGGCTGTGAACTGCTGGGTATTTGTGCACGAGTCTTTTGCGACTTTGGGGAGAAGTTTGAGGTTTCTGACCCCACGGGGGAGGAGTCCAAGGAATTGTTCATACAGAACATCACTCAG GCCAATCCAGGAGTTGTGACCTGTATGGATGCACGGAGCCATGGGCTTCAGACAGGACAGAGTGTAATCTTCAGGGAGATAAATGGGATGCACACTCTTAACAACACACAGCACCAGGTCACAG tcctTTCTCCTCACAGCTTTTCAATAGGAAGCACATCAACCTTACCGCCCTATGCACATGGAGGCACATTTCGCCTGGTCAAAACCCCACAGACTTACAAATTT GAGACAATGGAAAAACAATTGGCGGACCCACAGATTTTGACTCCCGACTTCAGCAAGCCAGAT GCACCACTGCAAATCCACGCTACCATGCTGGCTCTGGATTCTTTCCaggagcagcacagcagacTGCCTAACATTGG GTGTACACAGGACACTGAGGTTCTGCTCGGTCTGACAGAGGAGGTCAATGCAACTTTGAAAAACAAG GTTTGCGTGAACCAGGACTTGGTGCAGTGTTTGTCTCGGTGTGCCAGGGGCTGTCTGCCACCcctggctgctgctgttggcGGCTTTGCCAGTCAGGAGGTCCTGAAGGCCCTCACTGGCAAATTTACACCCCTTCAGCAATGG CTCTACCTGGATGCCATTGAGGTGGTGCAACCACTGCGGTCTCTGCCAGTTGAGGAATTTATGCCCAG GTGTGACAGGTATGATGCGTTGAGGGTATGCATTGGAGAGTCTCTCTGCCAGGAGCTTCACAAGCTCAGAATATTCATG GTTGGCTGTGGTGCCATTGGATGTGAGATGTTGAAGAACTTTGCACTTCTGGGTGTTGGTCTGGGCAAATGTTCAGGCGAG GTCTGTACAACCGACCCTGATCTGATCGAAAAGTCAAACCTCAACAGGCAGTTCCTGTTCAGACCACATCACATCCAGCAGCCCAAAAGCACCACTGCTGCCTTGGCAGCACTGGAAATAAACCCTTCTCTCCAAATGGACGCTCACTTAAATAAGGTGTGTCCTGCCACTGAAGAGATCTACAATGACGCCTTCTTCTCCAGAATGCACCTTGTTATCACAGCTTTGGACAATGTTGAAGCTAGGCGATATGTAGACAG CCGTTGTGTGTCCAATCAGAAAGCTCTTCTGGACTCTGGTACCATGGGAACAAAAGGACACACAGAAATTATAGTCCCAAACCTGACTGAATCGTACAACAGCCAC AGGGACCCTCCTGAAGAGGAGATTCCATTCTGCACACTCAAGTCCTTTCCTGCTGTAGTAGAGCACACCATCCAGTGGGCCAGAGACAAG TTTGAGAGCTCCTTCTCCCATAAACCATCCATGTTCAGCATGTTCTGGCAAAACTACCACTCAGCTGAGCATGTGCTTCAG agaatGAAGTTGGGCGAGAATTTGGACGGCTCCTTTCAGGTGGTGAAGTTGTTGAGTCGTCGACCCCTGAACTGGGATCAGTGTGTGTCACTGGCACGTCTCAAATTTGAAAAGTACTTCAGGAGGAAG GCACTGCAGCTTCTTCACTCCTTTCCCCTGGACACACGACTAAAGGATGGAA CTTTGTTCTGGCAGTCTCCGAAGCGTCCTCCCTCTCCCATAGAGTTTGACCTCAGTGATCCACT GCATTTCAGCTTTATTCTGAGTGCTGCACGACTCTATGCTGAAGTCCACAACATCCCATACACACAGAAG gatttGTCATTTGAGGCAGTGTCAGCTGCTCTGAGTGCAGTGAAAGTACCAGAATACTTGCCTGCAGAGAAG CGCATTGAAACAGATGAGACGGTGAAAAAGCCAGACCAGCTAAAACTGACAGTTAGTAGTGAGGAGGAGAGAGTGGCCATAACACAATTAGAGGATATgatcaacacacacagtgtcactaCAGGTAACCTGCAGACGCACAAACCAGTTTACAGACAGATGATGCCACTGACTCACGTGTCTCCTTTTGTAGAACGTTTGCATATGACGCCACTCATCTTTGAGAAGGACAATGACTCCAATGGCCATGTGGACTTTGTTACGGCTGCATCCGCCCTCAGAGCTTGCATGTATGCCATTGACCCTGCTGACCGGCTCACCACCAAACGAATCGCTGGAAAGATCATCCCTGCCATTGCTACAACAACTGCAGCCGTCGCTGGCCTG gTGGCTGTCGAGCTGATTAAGGTGGCTGCTGGTTGCAGATTTGAAGcatttaaaaactgtttcttCAATCTGGCCATACCAGTCATGGTGCTTACTGAAACAGCCCCAGTCAAGAGAACGCGCATCAG AGAAAACATCTCTTTCTCAATCTGGGATCGCTGGACCATTCATGGTCATGACGACTTCACTCTCAGCGATTTcatcagtgctgtcagg GAAAAGTATGAAGTGGAGCCCACTATGGTGGTGCATGGAGTAAAGATGCTGTATGTGCCTGTGATGCCCGGTCACAGCAAGAGACTCAAGTTCAC GATGCTGAAGTTGGTGAAGCCGTCGACAGAAAGGCGATATGTTGACCTTACTGTGTCCTTTGCTCCTGAAGAAGATGGTGATGAGGATCTGCCCGGTCCACCTGTACGCTACTACTTCAGCCCCGCCCCCTGA